The Lysobacter capsici genome has a segment encoding these proteins:
- a CDS encoding serine hydrolase, producing MTCVFAVPPSSARQTREAALDRIVDQVQARYRLPGFAIGVVENGEVVYRRTSGEQVAGEGDRIGPDTLFKIASNTKSMTTATLARLVDAGKLRWDDPVSKYLPDFRMHDDWVTREMQVRDLLIHNSGLRAGAGDLMLWPEPNSFSRADILHGLRYLKPIHSFRSRYDYDNLLYIVAGEVAAAAGGAPYETLLRREVFEPLGLSRCRIGAWDRDAVGDVAQPHSQREGRYVAVRRDPARIEASTMDPAGGVRCSLNDMTTWLRAWLDPQRAGADGKPWLSAEQRAALWRAQMPMNVSQRQREWSNTHFAAYGYGWRLSDADGVFKVSHTGTLMGMYSLVTLLPDQRSGFVVLINGDAGDARSVFDQLLTQHYTAPDSSRDAAWFMDAIAREAQAPARNRAPDTSARKSVESRALTAYLGVYRDPWFGEVQVCGRDRDVQFAARKSPLLTGKIVRVGPRLLVDWDAEEVDTEAWIDFSGSGSTATFVMSKVDPDADFSYDYEDLAFARIGDCG from the coding sequence TTGACGTGTGTCTTCGCGGTTCCGCCGTCGTCGGCGCGGCAGACGCGCGAGGCGGCGCTGGACCGCATCGTCGATCAGGTGCAGGCGCGCTATCGCCTGCCGGGTTTCGCGATCGGCGTGGTCGAGAACGGCGAGGTCGTGTATCGACGAACCTCAGGCGAACAGGTGGCGGGCGAGGGCGACAGGATCGGTCCCGACACGTTGTTCAAGATCGCTTCGAACACCAAGTCGATGACCACCGCGACCCTGGCGCGGCTGGTCGATGCCGGCAAGCTGCGCTGGGACGATCCGGTGAGCAAGTACCTGCCGGATTTCCGCATGCACGACGATTGGGTCACCCGCGAAATGCAGGTGCGCGATCTGTTGATCCACAACAGCGGCCTGCGCGCGGGCGCCGGCGATCTGATGCTGTGGCCCGAGCCCAACAGCTTCAGCCGCGCCGATATCCTGCATGGGTTGCGCTATCTCAAGCCGATCCACAGCTTCCGTTCGCGCTACGACTACGACAACCTGCTGTACATCGTCGCCGGCGAGGTCGCCGCGGCCGCGGGCGGCGCGCCGTACGAGACGCTGCTGCGCCGGGAAGTGTTCGAACCACTGGGTTTGTCGCGTTGCCGGATCGGCGCATGGGATCGCGACGCGGTCGGCGACGTGGCTCAGCCGCATTCGCAGCGCGAGGGACGTTATGTCGCGGTGCGCCGCGACCCGGCCCGCATCGAGGCCTCGACCATGGATCCGGCCGGCGGGGTGCGCTGCAGCCTCAACGACATGACGACCTGGCTGCGCGCCTGGCTCGATCCGCAACGCGCCGGCGCCGACGGCAAGCCGTGGCTGTCGGCCGAGCAACGCGCGGCGCTGTGGCGCGCGCAGATGCCGATGAACGTGTCGCAGCGCCAGCGCGAGTGGAGCAACACTCATTTCGCCGCCTACGGCTACGGCTGGCGCTTGAGCGACGCCGACGGCGTGTTCAAGGTGTCGCATACCGGCACCTTGATGGGCATGTATTCGCTGGTGACGCTGCTGCCGGACCAGCGCAGCGGCTTCGTGGTGTTGATCAACGGCGATGCCGGCGATGCGCGCAGCGTGTTCGATCAGCTATTGACCCAGCATTACACCGCGCCGGACTCGTCGCGCGACGCGGCCTGGTTCATGGATGCGATCGCGCGCGAGGCGCAGGCGCCCGCGCGCAACCGCGCGCCCGATACGTCCGCGCGCAAGTCGGTCGAATCGAGAGCGCTGACCGCGTATCTGGGTGTCTACCGCGACCCGTGGTTCGGCGAGGTGCAGGTCTGCGGGCGAGACCGCGATGTGCAATTCGCCGCACGCAAGTCGCCGCTGTTGACCGGTAAGATCGTCCGGGTCGGCCCGCGCCTGCTGGTCGACTGGGACGCCGAGGAAGTCGACACCGAGGCCTGGATCGATTTCTCCGGCAGCGGCTCCACCGCCACTTTCGTCATGAGCAAGGTCGATCCGGATGCGGACTTCAGCTACGACTACGAGGACCTGGCGTTCGCGCGTATCGGCGATTGCGGTTGA
- a CDS encoding TonB-dependent receptor produces the protein MKGKTLGKSALCMAMGICLASMAVQPALAANTDGSLAGRVAAGAEVTVRSVDTGFTRTVKADANGNYRFPFLPIGTYQLQASKDGAAVGAPIEVVVSLGNEANINLGDATNLGAVQVIGTRVISPVDVRSTESATNVTKAEIERIPVGRDAQSVALLAPGVIQGQYGGASFGGSSVSENAVYINGLNVTDFYKRVGFSSVPFGFFKEFQVKTGGYSVEFGRTTGGVINAVTQSGSNEFKYGAELVWEPKSLQSKGENHYDGDGDPFRIRSHDQYDRTNLNVHASGPIVKDKLFFYAMYEFRDYRPENTNDAGSTFFKGKSDKGFWGTKLDWQISDKHLLEFLAFSDKNETTTDNYQFDLADGRRGNRINTQFNEAGGTNWALTYTGYLTENFSMKALYGENKRDRIQSSQNDLECDAVQDRRVSGLPQIGCVSSALIEQGLDKREAARLDFEWQLGDHLLRFGLDREVNTSDNESFYPGPSRKYYQIYSTTPGTTIENGGVVPAGVNAYVRARQQEVSGSFESINSAYYIEDNWQITPDFMLNAGVRMEGFDNKDGEGNTYIKIDDMLAPRLGFSWDFNGDGRSKIFGNVGRYYLPIVNQINVKQAGAFLDERTYYALAGLEAFEKNGSTYYRPILGQQIGPVDNSQGDGSVGDLRSEVDADIDPVYQDEAILGYQSMIDETWSWGVRGIYRRLHNAIDDMEITSNGILCNGSPGEIGYVMANPGKSVKLYTDTNCDGVNDGYVNIDTSRAGWALYDADGNYVGERGWVKPKRTYRALEFMLDRAWDDKWAFNASYTWSKSEGNAEGPSNSDFGFDNTGRTESFDNPFVNLNGDGPLPNDRRHQIKLRGAYAINDNWSVGATLNAQSGRPINAFGKGSPFDGTSYHSFYVCVANCQADNFADRTYQLRSRGSGGRTPWIFDMGASLSYQQQFAQANLRVKLAVYNLLNQQRRIEVDDEYEQDIGFKNPQYLYGTGYQSPRYAQLTVSVDF, from the coding sequence ATGAAAGGCAAGACCTTGGGTAAGTCCGCACTGTGCATGGCGATGGGGATCTGCCTTGCTTCGATGGCGGTGCAGCCGGCATTGGCCGCCAACACCGACGGTTCGCTGGCCGGCCGCGTCGCCGCCGGCGCCGAAGTGACGGTGCGCAGCGTCGACACCGGTTTCACCCGCACGGTGAAGGCCGACGCGAACGGCAACTACCGGTTTCCGTTCCTGCCGATCGGCACCTATCAATTGCAGGCGAGCAAGGACGGCGCCGCGGTCGGTGCGCCGATCGAGGTTGTGGTCAGCCTGGGCAACGAAGCCAACATCAATCTGGGCGATGCGACCAACCTCGGCGCGGTGCAGGTGATCGGCACGCGGGTGATCTCGCCGGTGGACGTGCGCTCGACCGAGTCGGCGACCAACGTCACCAAGGCCGAGATCGAACGCATCCCGGTCGGCCGCGACGCGCAGTCGGTGGCCTTGCTGGCGCCGGGCGTGATCCAGGGCCAGTACGGCGGCGCCTCGTTCGGCGGCTCCTCGGTGTCGGAGAACGCGGTCTACATCAACGGCCTCAACGTCACCGACTTCTACAAGCGGGTCGGCTTCTCGTCGGTGCCGTTCGGGTTCTTCAAGGAATTCCAGGTCAAGACCGGCGGCTATTCGGTCGAGTTCGGCCGCACCACCGGCGGGGTGATCAACGCGGTCACCCAGTCGGGCAGCAACGAGTTCAAGTACGGCGCCGAACTGGTGTGGGAGCCCAAGTCGCTGCAGTCCAAGGGCGAAAACCACTACGACGGCGACGGCGATCCGTTCCGCATACGCAGCCACGACCAGTACGACCGCACCAACCTCAATGTGCATGCGTCCGGCCCGATCGTGAAGGACAAGCTGTTCTTCTATGCGATGTACGAGTTCCGCGACTATCGGCCCGAGAACACCAACGACGCCGGCAGCACCTTCTTCAAGGGCAAGTCGGACAAGGGCTTCTGGGGCACCAAGCTGGATTGGCAGATCAGCGACAAGCACCTGCTCGAATTCCTGGCCTTCTCCGACAAGAACGAAACCACCACCGACAACTACCAGTTCGACCTGGCCGACGGCCGCCGCGGCAATCGCATCAACACCCAGTTCAACGAGGCCGGCGGCACCAACTGGGCGCTGACCTACACCGGCTACCTCACCGAGAACTTCTCGATGAAGGCGTTGTACGGCGAGAACAAGCGCGACCGCATCCAGAGCAGCCAGAACGATCTGGAATGCGATGCGGTGCAGGATCGCCGGGTGTCGGGCCTGCCGCAGATCGGCTGCGTGTCCTCGGCGCTGATCGAGCAGGGCCTGGACAAGCGCGAAGCCGCGCGCCTGGATTTCGAATGGCAGCTCGGCGATCACCTGCTGCGCTTCGGCCTGGACCGCGAGGTCAACACCTCCGACAACGAGAGCTTCTACCCCGGTCCGTCGCGCAAGTACTATCAGATCTATTCGACCACGCCGGGCACGACGATCGAGAACGGCGGGGTGGTGCCGGCCGGGGTCAACGCCTACGTGCGCGCGCGCCAGCAGGAGGTCAGCGGAAGCTTCGAATCGATCAACTCGGCCTACTACATCGAAGACAACTGGCAGATCACCCCGGACTTCATGCTCAACGCCGGCGTGCGCATGGAAGGCTTCGACAACAAGGACGGCGAGGGCAACACCTACATCAAGATCGACGACATGCTCGCGCCGCGCCTGGGCTTCTCCTGGGACTTCAACGGCGACGGCCGCTCCAAGATATTCGGCAACGTGGGCCGCTATTACCTGCCGATCGTCAACCAGATCAACGTCAAGCAGGCCGGCGCCTTCCTCGATGAGCGCACCTATTACGCGCTGGCGGGGCTGGAGGCGTTCGAGAAGAACGGCTCGACCTATTACCGCCCGATCCTCGGCCAGCAGATCGGCCCGGTCGACAACAGCCAGGGCGACGGCAGCGTCGGCGACCTGCGCAGCGAAGTCGACGCCGACATCGATCCGGTGTACCAGGACGAGGCCATCCTGGGTTATCAGTCGATGATCGACGAAACCTGGTCGTGGGGCGTGCGCGGCATCTACCGGCGCCTGCACAACGCCATCGACGACATGGAGATCACCTCCAACGGCATTCTGTGCAACGGTTCGCCCGGCGAGATCGGCTATGTGATGGCCAATCCCGGCAAGTCGGTCAAGCTGTACACCGACACCAACTGCGACGGCGTCAACGACGGCTACGTCAACATCGACACCTCGCGCGCCGGTTGGGCCTTGTACGACGCCGACGGCAACTATGTCGGCGAGCGCGGCTGGGTCAAGCCCAAGCGCACCTATCGCGCGCTGGAGTTCATGCTCGATCGCGCCTGGGACGACAAGTGGGCGTTCAACGCTTCGTACACCTGGTCCAAGAGCGAGGGCAATGCCGAAGGCCCGTCGAACTCCGACTTCGGTTTCGACAACACCGGCCGCACCGAGTCGTTCGACAATCCGTTCGTGAACTTGAACGGCGACGGCCCGCTGCCGAACGACCGCCGTCACCAGATCAAGTTGCGCGGCGCGTATGCGATCAACGACAACTGGTCGGTCGGCGCGACCTTGAACGCGCAGTCGGGCCGGCCGATCAACGCCTTCGGCAAGGGCAGCCCGTTCGACGGCACCAGCTACCACAGCTTCTACGTGTGCGTGGCCAACTGCCAGGCCGACAACTTCGCCGATCGCACCTACCAGCTGCGCAGCCGCGGTTCGGGCGGACGCACGCCGTGGATCTTCGACATGGGCGCCAGCCTGAGCTATCAGCAGCAGTTCGCCCAGGCCAACCTCCGGGTCAAGCTGGCCGTGTACAACCTGCTCAACCAGCAGCGCAGGATCGAAGTCGACGACGAGTACGAACAGGACATCGGCTTCAAGAACCCGCAGTACCTGTACGGCACCGGCTATCAGTCGCCGCGCTACGCCCAGTTGACCGTGTCCGTGGACTTCTGA